In Cervus elaphus chromosome 16, mCerEla1.1, whole genome shotgun sequence, a single window of DNA contains:
- the LOC122710281 gene encoding uncharacterized protein LOC122710281 isoform X10, which translates to MDPGRRHPGTCGVVEDTDWPGPGHVTIRSRARVSCSWWVSGGDSSSTPHWSPDQREGSCQGSPGVCDPQRCSSRCGKPRQATLCPSTGTTGEPTTGRTDRDFVNDVSEKEQRWGACLGCLSDGFVRLPSLPSQVSTNCGRMCFKNTRPSGRKRWKWDPKPRTATEGSLAWSRTGWTSSDFLVMKSHAGGSFGHAAASMLPC; encoded by the exons ATGGACCCTGGGCGTCG CCACCCTGGAACATGTGGAGTGGTGGAAGACACCGATTGGCCAGGTCCCGGTCATGTGACCATACGCTCTAGAGCACGTGTGAGCTGCTCCTGGTGGGTCAGCGGTGGAGATAGCAGCAGCACACCGCACTGGAGCCCGGACCAGAGAGAAGGTTCTTGCCAG GGCTCTCCTGGCGTCTGTGACCCTCAGCGGTGCTCTTCCAGATGTGGAAAGCCTCGGCAGGCCACACTGTGTCCATCAACCGGGACAACGGGGGAGCCGACAACTGGGAGGACCGACCGTGATTTTGTG aatgaCGTAAGTGAAAAAGAGCAGAGATGGGGGGCATGTCTTGGCTGTCTGTCTGACGGATTTGTTCGTcttccatctcttccctcccaaGTATCCACAAATTGCGGGAGAATGTGTTTCAAGAACACCAGACCCTCAGGGAGAAAGAGGTGGAAATGGGACCCAAAGCCTCGCACGGCTACGGAGGGAAGTTTGGCGTGGAGCAGGACAGGATGGACAAG TTCTGACTTCTTGGTGATGAAGAGTCACGCTGGCGGATCCTTTGGGCATGCTGCTGCCTCCATGTTACCTTGCTGA